GTTTTTATCCCAAAATAAGCCATCTGTTCACTACCATCTTCCCTCTCCCTTCCGGGCCACGCTGTAATGTCACTGTAGACCCCAGAGACTATACCTGTAATCACAGCATGACTTAACCCAACTGGCAGGGAATAAGGTGGTAAGAAGAAAGTAGCTTATTTTTGGTTATGACGCTTAGCTtacatttcttctttttggtgAATGTTCCTGCCATGTACTTGCTTTTCATTTTAGCTACAACCTGTTGTCATTTCTATTCTCAGGTAGGAATTGGAAATAATGATTCACAAATTAAGATAAGCAACTCACATGGTAGAGGAAAACAGATTTGCTATTTGTGATCATGCAACAGAACTACGAAGAACAACCAGATTTACTaggtgccaaaaaaaaaaaaaaaaaaaaaaaggtctcttTAGATTTTTATACCTGCCAATTTGAATTAATGTTGAAAGAAACTTGCTTCCAGTGTAGATCTCCTGCAATCGAAGTTTAAATATTAGAGGAACACATTAGTATCATAGCATATTTATGTCTTTGACTGTACAATCACAACTGTGTCATGGATGGATTTCATTAACatccttccatatatatatatatatatatatatatatatatatatatatatatatatatatatatatatatatacctttccTTGTTCGTTTGAGAAGTTCTCCTCCTTTAGAGACAAAGTTCAATGCCGTCAGAATGTTAACTTCTTCACGTTCTTCGCCCATTTCCTCAGACAGTGCTAAGGCTGCAGCTCCATGCCCCTTTTGTAGTCTTGACCTTAGGGCGGCAGCTCCTCTTAAGGCTGAATTATCAATgtcgaattaaattaaatctCCTTGTCATGTTTAATTAGTAGTTGATGAAGTCTTCACAAAGTTCACTAAAAATCAATGTGATTAACATGTTTCTGGATGGCTCTCTTTGTTAATGTCCATGTGAAGCTTAACTTTCATGCatataaacttaaataaaataaaataaaataaaaaccaaaaaaccaaaCCTGTAGCTGCTCCAGCTGTTAAGGTCATGATATCTCCGTTAGTCTTTGCGTTGATTGCAGAGTTGACAACTTTTAAGATATTGTTTGGATCGGCTCCCATCTCCTCTGCAATTTCAATGCAATGGGATGCTACTAGAGCTGCTGCAGACGCCATTGCAGTAGAGGTTTTGGAGGGTGTGTTCTGCTGGGCAGATGACATTTCAGGTGATGCAGTTGAAGCTGCAATTGCGGCAACAGCTGCAGCAACCCCTGCCACAGAGACAGCTGCATGCAATTGAGCATTATGGGTCCGGATTTCCTgcttcttcctttccttttgaTCTTTTATCCATTTCCCCATTGCTTTCCCTCTCAGTAAGCTCCTGTATAGCTACAGGCAGAGTAATAACAAGGATGAATGATGACAATGaggaaacaaattatatattacgGTTAGTTTGAAGAATGAAATACCCCATTTTTGAGCAACTGTTGACTGGAAAGGAACTCTGAATTGAGTGCTTGATGAAGTAAAAATATTTCCTGCACAGATTTATTGGCTGTAAAGCACCTCTTGGATATGTGCCGATctgattattttttctttgccgTGCATGTTTCTCAATGTCAATTACATCAGCCATCTTTcctttattactattattattattattattctagagagagagagagagagagagagagagagaccttcaCTTCGTCGCTGTCTCTTGGTGCAATTGGAGGGCTGCCCCCACTTGGTAACTGCTGAAGTGGTTTGAACATCTAATTGGGTCAAAGCCAACAAATACAATTTAACACCGCCCAATATTTTAGCCATTGTACTCATCTCTATGCCATACacaatatatctttttattttattcttactaaactaaaaaaattattctatatatCCTTCGTatactacatatttattaaagagaaaaaaaaaatcatgtgtaatATATGGTATAGGAatgaagtaaaatttttctcttttatattccTTTCCATATTCCATGCAGAGAATAATAATGTAGGACTAAGGTTTTATTTGAATACAGaaacgatttcatctcatcttatcattacaattttttaaaattttcacataaaatataataaacaattcaattttttcaaatttcaaaataataataatttttaattttcatctaaaatcaatcCTACCTAtctacaattattattttttctttaggcCCTCTGTTTCACCGAAACTTTccgagaaaaataatattatttgggtTTCCAAATTACTCGAGACATTTCCTGTCTATACGCATTGTATTGTCTGCTTTGCGTTTGTGACTTGTCTACTAGAATGTGTATCTTGACTATATGGAAGGTTCATTTTtcgggcaaaaaaaaaaactataatcaaTAATTGAAACATCATTTGATCATCACagcttaaaagttaaaacaggGACGTTAAGCCAAGATCTTACAGATTCTTTTGAAGCCCCAGAACTTGCATCATGCGCTTCAATATTGCCAATGGAGGAGAACGGTGACTTCTCAAGAAGATTAGCAGCAACGTGATTACTGGAAAGAGCTCTGGAGAGTTCCATGGCTGAAAGACTCCATGATCTTGCAAGAAACTCCATGGACTCGGTCGGAGTTTCGGGTAGAGCACAAGATGAGGGTAGCCAACTTGCTGGAGCGCGTTCATCTATATTCTCCAGCCGACGCGACAAGCAATGGGAGACGCACGAGCTCACTGCAGTTACGAATAATCAGACGGATGGAGTCAGTGCTCTATTTCTTATCATAATATTGGAGATTATGATCATGGAAAGTTTCAATATGCATTTGGAAAAACGTTTTGAAAGTGCTTTTCTTACTTTAAAGAGCCAATTAAGATTATTGCTTCAAAAACAAGAAGCCAAGCAATGGCTTAGTTTCTAAAGTGCAAGACTACTTCAACCCAGTTGAGGCTCGATCTTCGTGCAGAGAGTGGCCAGAGTGCAACTTCTGGTGCCTTGAAAGCAAgagaaagatgatgatgatgaagaagagggagAACAGTTGGATATTTaaaaagggagggagagagaagttgCCATGTTTctttattgaagaaaatgaCAGACAATAGAAGTGGAGGTGTAAGAGGGGTTATATTCTTTATACGATATCAAAGGTCCTCCAATATCAAGGCCAATCATTCTTGTCTCCAACACCTACATTGTTGCTTTTGGTTTCCACTCGTTCTTTATACGTAAAGAGCTAAAAACCCTTATCTTTTTCTCAACTGCGGGATTCATCATGACTTGACTCTGATTTGTCACCACTCTCTCGTTCTAAAGCAGGGATGGACGGTGATCTTTCCGTACCTAAATCTGTGCCCAGTTATAATTCAgccaaaaataaatgaataaatttcatttttttattatatatatatatatataaaatatcttgtaGAGCATAGagtaagaataatattatcaaGTATAAGactaaacaaaaaatatcaatttcttgTAAAGCATAGTGCAATgttggaatatatataaattatatttaaattcaactcTTCCatgttttaactttatattctTCGAGCCTATGGATAGACTTTTCAGATCAGACACTCTTTCCAGAAAGCATGTACATGAACTTAATTTTGTTGTTATGACACCCCCGAATTCCCGGTCTTTAGTTAGCCCGAGAAATGACAAATGAGAGGATGACGTTCATCGTTTGGATCTATGCACTACGTGAATATTCCAATATGCTGAAATATTGACAAGGAAGATGATGATCAGAGTCTAGCCTAGGTTTTGTTCTGACCAAGCTGTAACCTTCGAGATAATCTTTTGATAAGATGCCCAACATCCTCGTAATTTCGTAAAATCAGGTCCAAAATCGTTGCCGAATCTTGATCTGAGGGGCCGTAAGCAAAGCACGCAGTTTACGAAGTTTTCTACTGGACCTTTTTAAGAAGTCAAACTGAAACAAAGCACTTGGTCCTACCTTAAACCTCCTCCTGGGAGCCGCTGGAATCCGTAACGTCAACATAAACTTAAAGGAGAACtgttatatctataaaaaaaaaaattatataaaataatttcacaaattaaCGTAACTTCatctgatctgttagatctattttataataaaaataattttacaatttgataaaccacataaaatcatatcagtttgtgaaattacttttgtataattcttttgtggctaaaatatttctcatcttaaaGTAGTCTAAAGAaaggatatttaaaaatacatgcatattttattttaaataaataaatacaaaatttacataaaaaaaattattttttaataataaattctaattgTAGAAGCCCTAAATGTATAATACTAAATACAAACTGgacaaatcttttataaaaatataaacaccgttaagaaaaaataagttttctacatttttttcgtaataaaatccaacttttttataaaagaatggGCGAAGTTTATgcatatatttctctttttataaattcatgGCAGACCCATAAGAGCATAGGGTATCTTTATCTGTCTACGTACCTATCTGTGTTTGCACTTTCCTTCTTTCAATGCTCAAGCCTAATCATGTCGAGGAGTGAAAATGGGGCACTACTGTTTCCGAGGTCCCACGTACTACTAGTTTTTGGACTCTTTCCGTCGATTGATCACCTTTCATTTTTCAATCACACCCACCgacaattcatatttttttttgaagtattttttaatcatttaaatatttaaaaaataataatttacaatattttaaaaaaataattttttaattactaaataaaaaatatatatatctaatccCATTATCGACACTATATTTTCCTTACAACTTAGAAAATGCTGGATACACGAACAAATGCACGGACCAAGGTTGCACGAAACAGAAGAATTGTTTTACAATGCAATTGGATTTGAGGCTAAAGCAGATCTCATGCAAATCCaaataatctatttaaaaattttatttattgatacaTTAATACGCTATCACTTAAAATTAgtataaaaagtaatgatatttttttttttttttaaactgtaATAAGTCTCCCAGTCACTAATGTGTTTACTGTTTACACATAAGAACATTAGAACTTCACTATGTTCTCACTCGTCGAGTATCAAACGAGGATTAGGACCATGACACAAGCTTGACAAAAGACTTTTAAAAAGTatcacatgtatttttttaaaaaataaaaaatgaaaaaataaactctCAACAATCATCAATAGCTTTACGAAAATGCATTCATAAtcagaattgaaaaaaataattaatcagaAGAAATAATTGCTTGTCCAATAACTCAACCATGATGATACCCccccaataaataataattactcAACCATTATGGATTCCACATTATCAGGCACCATGTCGTGGCTCATCACCTAAACTAATAGCCCACTGAAGAATAGACTCGTCTCCCAATCCCATTTTATGAATGGTAAGAAAGTGATATCTAAAATGATATTTGATTTCCCTTACATAAAGCTCCGCAATATAAGAACCATCCAATGTTGTGTATCATTTCGTTAACTGAATAGAACATCAAATTGCAGAGCATATCGGCCAATGGGGAAGGAAAAAGACTGGGAAAAGATCCAATGAAACAAAATATCTGGAAGATGCCGAGCCAATGTGTTGagactatatttaaaaaagaaaatgtaatagAGGGATGACAGTATAAAAAGGGAAACAAAACACGTAGACAAGAAAGAGTCCACAATGGCTTTTGCTTGAAGACAACAGGACCTCTTTTCACATCTTGAATGTAAGATGAAATATATCCAcaagtataaaatattgtatctTTTATTGATTAGGATCTATTCCTTGGCCAAAAggtgaaaaaatagaaagaggtgggggggggagagagggagtgaGAAATGGACTTGATGCAAGTTCAGCCCTCACAACATCAACTACACTAGTTACCTCGGAGCCACTAAGATCCAAAGCCTCAAAAATTGATAGACAGATTCCTACATACCATCTTCATTTCACATCAAGAGTTCCGAAGAACAACTTCCTTTCGTACtgttcaaatataaaaatctgaaGCATGGAAAAATTAGGGGGAAAACAGGTTAATAGAGcagtataaacaaaataaaacacaacaaacTGCATGGAGCAAGATAAGTTGATACCTGAAAGAACATCTTACAGTACTTTTTAAATTCCGAAGGGCCTGGGAACCTGGGTTCAAACTTATCCAGGTCAACATCCAGGGTTTGATCCAAAAAAGATAGAGCAATAAGAACAGAAAGCTACTCATCCTGAATTGAATGAAATACATAGTCAAAACAACCAAATAACATCAAAGAATATCTCTGATCAACTAACAAAATAATAGAAGAAACGCTACATATCATCCACTGAACAACATAACATGAAACTGGTTAGGTCATTTTCGCCACCTATGCATGCAGAAACCCAATGCTTTGGAATGCTTAGTGCCAAGCATCGACAAATCCAGTCCTAGCAACATCCAATGCGTTTATACTTTCTAGTCCCCTCGCATAAAAAAACAGATTATACGATCTGGCAATGGAAGACCTCAATCAATTGAAACTATGTCACTTTTGCCATCGGTGTGCATTCTTTGAGTGCAATACTTCAGATCCATAGCTGGAACAagaaagagacaaaaaaaatgatacatgaGCATCAATACCTCATCatctattattcaaaataataattctagTACAGAGAATgtaaaaatattgcaaaaaaaaaaaaaagagagagagagatcataacCGGATGAAGTAAAATCCCCATACCGGTTACTTGGTTGAAGAATTTCGTTTTAATGATGCCATCCAGCTGCTTGAAGCACCAGTTCCATTCCCGAGTCCACGACCCATGTAAACAGTTTGTGCTGGACCCTCAGGTGCGgcaaatttactttttaaagcTCTTGGCAGAGCAGATGAAGTAGATGGCATCAGCACATTTCTCACTGTCTGCAACAATATATGTCAAGAAATTTCGAATGAAATTCACAATATGACCAAATTATGGCAAAAGAGTGATGACAGTAAGCAGCAAAGCTTTGATAGACACAAAGATATCACATCAACTGCAACAGGTGGATAGACACCCAGTATATACATTTATGGACTCCAAAAGAAGTGAACAGGAGATTGAAGCAAATGAACCATGACATAATTAGCATAAGAAAATGGCTTACATGTTCCTCCACTGGGTTTGGAACACCAAAATTGCGACTTGTAGATGATCTAAACTGCATATGAACATCTTGATGTGTATGCTTACTTGCTCCCCCAGGCTTTGTAACCTGAGCTGAATAAGACGCATCCTTAATTCCTGAAATTCAAGAATGAACCAAAGACATAATAAGATACACTGCAAAACATCATCTTAAATATAACAGGGTTCCTCTTCGAATAAACGAAGCTATTGTAACCCAAATTTTAACTCAAGGGAAAATCTTAATGCCAGCTAAATTGGTAAAAACAGCATGTTTTATAAGTCAAAACAGAAGAGATCCAGTATTAACCAGCAACCCAGACTTCAAAGCTGCTGttcatttctatttcatttgtgtattacaagaaattatggCGTCGACTCATTTACACACAATGCATGCAAATCAATATGCTATGGAAAACTTACTGaacaatttcattttaaaagacAATTTGTATGGCCCCTGACTGTATTCATCACAATGCATGCAGAAATACTCAATGTTGACTGCAACCCGGCCACAACTTAAAATTTGGGTAAGACCTAGAATTACTCATGAACATGAGCAAGGATGGAGCTTACCTATATGCTTATTCACATCCATCGGCATTGGTAGCCTGCCAGTCACTCCAACTGGCTGCAAATTTAACAGTCAAGTTGTCAGAGAACAGAAACAGTCAAAATATTAACAACAGTTAGAAAGGCCATCTACAATTTGAAGTAAATTTAAAGGAGTTGCTAAAGCTAAAACTTAAATGGAACTTAGATAGAGAAAAGATGTTTCATGCATATAAATGTTTGCCAGCAATTTGCTTAATATAGCGGATAGAACAAAAAGTTATGGTAATACTAACAGTTGATTGAGCCTGCGTCTTTGTCCGTTGTGTCTGCTGGTATTTTAGAATGGtccaatcaaatacataatcGAACTCATATCCTGCTAAGATCAAAGAATCATAAAAATCACGAGCCAAACTCGACTGTCAATTGATgctcaaaacaaattttaaatgaCACCGCCATAGAAAATGATTTAGGATATTTTCTACAGAAAGAAAGACGGTGAATCTAAACTAGTACAAAGTTGGTAAGATAAAGAACCCCAATTTTGCACACTCAATGACGACAAGTACAACAAGGTCCACCTGCTAAAGTCTAAAAAATATGGACTACTTTTAAAATTGGCAAGGTAAACTATGTCTTAATCAAATCAGTGCTTCCTTTACTTGGCAGTGTTTTTAGACACATGCTAGTCTCGCTAAACATCACTAATCACAAGAACTCTAGATTTCCAATGAAAATACAAGCTTCTGTAGTGCAAATGACTTATAAGTGATTAGTCATTTGTAGATAGGGCATACTTCTTTGTAATTGGCAGTTGATGCCCATTCTtgttaataatacttatttttacttataaaaaaaaaaagtgattagtCATTTGCAGTGAATATCAACTTGTTGAATTACTTGGGCTGCAGTTATAAAGGCAATGGTGCAATTTCAAGatgtgatgaaataaaaatgataagtaCCTTCTCGAGTAAACAAGTCACGAAACAGGCGCTTCAAGAATCCATAATCAGGCGTTTGATCAAAAGTCAAAGAGTGGCAATAATGGAAGTATGATGCAAACTCCACAGGATGTGACTTGCACAGGAACTGTTAAAAGAAATGCGAGTTAGCCGACATTAACACAGAAATCCAAGCTTAGATGATGAAATGCACCTAAGAAGCAACCATCAGAATTTCCTTGAGCCAATAACAATATATGTCCATAAACCGTTAAGAATTGATCCTCCTCCGCTACATTATACACAGCATCTCTACTCTAGCTTCTTCCACAACTtaaaagtttttcctttttctattttcaattaCTAGGTAGGTTAACTCATGCAACCATGGGATCAAAACCTGCAACCTTTCATCCACCACCACATATTAAAGGGTGGTAGAAGTGTGATTTGGGCTACCTTCATAAAGCCCATTTCTAGCccctttttatttaaaaaatgaaacccCAACATGATGCAACTCatcttagaaaaagaaaaaaacacttgGGAGCTCCTCATACAGCTTAATTgggttatttattaaattattaattgtccTAAGAGCTTAAATTGATAGGAATGagtgaatttaatttttcttcctaACATTTCCATTCACGTGTGAGCCAAACTCCTCCTTAATAAGTAGATCCAAAAtgtcaaatatttaaatgaaatttgGGGTGAGGTGTAAATTCAAGGTTCAAACTCAAGACTtctactctgataccatattGATCACCAGctgtcccaaaagtttaagttaattggaagaattaaatttattttctaacatTCGTATTATTCTTTGGGTCTTGCTAatgaaaatgcaagaaaaatggggtagtttctttccttttggagGGGCGTGGGGTGAGAGTCAAACACGACCATATTAGAATTGAATGATTTCTTCCATTCAAACCAtaaacataatttataaaattaatcatgTTAAGGATACATGCCTCAATAGGAGTCGATAACTTCTTCTCACATATCTTGTcatatttttgcttttttactGCAGCCTTTAGACCCTGCCAAGGAAGACTAGACATATAAACAAACTGGTCAGTTTGATGGAGTCATGAAATTATATGctcatattcatatcattagGTGAAAATATCAAAAACATCAAGGCTATTAAAAATGACAAGCTTAGGCATAACATACCTTCCTCTTAGAAAGTACAGGAGAACATAGCCAAGTGACTCCAAATCATCCCGACGGCTTTGTTCTGAGAAatgaaataaagtaaataaGGAAAGATACAGCAATCTATCAGTCAATGGAATGGACTACATCTTTCTACTTACCAATTCCCAAATGAGTATTGCAACTTGCATAACGTGCAGTCCCTGTCAagtttttgttctctctttgtgATTTTGTCAAAAGATGGGAGGAAAAGGGAATATTTAGCCAATTATGATCACGAAACAATAGTATCGATGTAtacaatacttataaaaaagacaaTAGTATCTATGTAAACATAAATACAGAGGAATGGATAAATAAAGGTACAAAATAAATTACAGAAAGTTTTAGTAATCATTACAGCCTTGCTAACAAAGCCATCACCATATTCCAGGAAACCAATTCTGTAATTTTTCCCCATTTTTGCAGGTGCCATAGCAACcatttacaataatacaaaaaagACTTCTACAAATTTTCTTATGCTTTAAAAACcatctaaaattacaaaaactgttactctaaaaatataatctCGTCATATGAAAGATTAATCTGTCTGATAAATTacttcaaaaaatttctttcaatttataaaaaataatttaataggaAAATCATATTAACTGAACCCATATTGAACGTGTGTAATGCATGCATTGAACCTAGTAAGACCCTCTAGAACAGTTAGACAACTAATAAGAAGCACAAAACCTGGATTTCAAGCAAGAATCTGGTCGCAGGGTCTTTACCTGTAAGGAATATGCTTATTTGTTGTCGGATCTCGGTATCTTTTTGCAAGTCCAAAATCAATCATATAGACCTAATGAACATGATAACTTTGATAAGGACAGAGAATAAAAGGTGGAAAAGAGGAGACCATAATAACTTATGCGGTTAGATCTTGAAGAAGTCACCAAAATGATATTTACCAGAGTTGCTTTCCTGCCAAGACCCATGAGGAAGTTATCTGGTTTGATGTCTCTATGCAAATACCCTTTAGAATGCACATACTCTATTCTTGTAATCTGCAATACAGTAAACAACACAAATTAAATGAATAACATTGTTTGATCATTCAACAAAATTGAATGGAAAGAACTAAAACTATTTGTACTTTGTGACAACAATAATGCAGCATGCCAAACTTCAGTAAGAGTTCTTATATTATATCTTGACACAAAACAATTTGGAGGTacatgatttatataaattaaatatcagTTAAAAATCTTCTATAAAGAAGTGGTTCCTGATTTAATCACAATTCacaacagaaagaaagaaacacacacaaacaccccccccccccccccacacacacacacacactccgaaagttttaaaacaaataccCCTTAAGAACAAATCTAATAAATGAGATaccctgaaaagaaaaattaaaatgagactAACAAACCCTTCTCCAGCGGCTAAAACAACGGCAAAATATAGGCTGCCTGTAACAACAGTGACGGAAAGCCATCATTAAGTCAATATCCAATTACCATATGATCAGCCAACATTAAAACCGTTTTCAGGGAGAACTTCCTTCCACAATAGACGAAAAGATCTTCAAGACTTGGTCCCAGCAAGTCAAGGATGAGGGCATTGTCTTCTCCATCTACTCCACACCATTTCATGTTTGCAATACCGCCTGAGAGTCACAAACTCGATGaattaatatccaaaacaaTATGACCAGCTAAACAACTTGCGATAGCTCCAACATAAATTTTCTGCTACTTCATCCTTACTTCCTCctttaagaatattatatagCTTGGCCTCATATAGCAATTGCGGATGCTTGGTCTTGCGGTTTTCCTACAAACCAAAAGGTGTGTGTGAGTGAACGATAACCAAATAGCTAATACTAGACCCTATACAAAGTTCTTCTCAAATAAGCAACTTAGCAAAGCAAACCAGAACATTGTTTTATCCCGCGGTACCCTTCTATACAAGTCCAATTTCTTAAACAGCATGCAATTTTGTACAGGAAAACAATCCaataattagattaattttCCATTGAAAATAATGCATTGCTCTGACATAAGCAGAAACAGCTCAAGACAACACATTTGAAACCCAAGTAGAATTCAAGGGGCTAAAACAACGAGAGAACACGAGCTCACTATTCTCTTTGCCCAAATTCAATAAAATCGAAACGCAAAGGATAAATCAAAGAAGACTTACAATCTTCACGGCGACGATTTCACAGGTGTCGATATGGGTCGCTTaaacaaatcaagaaaaattggGAACGGAAAATCAATAATCAGAACGGGAATTTTTctaaacagaaaaaagaaaactacacAAATCAGTAGATCCACAAACCAAGAAAAATTTCACCAAACGATCCGCTGCCTATTTTGCGACCTAATTTGTACTTCTCTCCCACGATCCTCTCCATTTATATCTTCCTATCGCTCCCTCCCTCTCCTGTGGAACTCAATTAAAAGAATGTCGGAGGGTTCCCAACGAATGATTTGGAACGAGGTCTTCAATGAAGGCCGACGGATGAAGACCCGGAGAGAAGGatcaagaaattatatatactcgATAAATGAAACCGAGCCGAGTTTTGTTATTTAGAGTGGATGACGGGGACGAtattaaaatttgtgaaagtttggGGCCATTTCGCAAATGGTGACAAATTTCATCTTCTGAATGTCCGTTGAAGTCTTTCCAAGTACCGATAGAACCGACT
This genomic interval from Juglans microcarpa x Juglans regia isolate MS1-56 chromosome 4D, Jm3101_v1.0, whole genome shotgun sequence contains the following:
- the LOC121261160 gene encoding VAN3-binding protein isoform X1, with amino-acid sequence MSSCVSHCLSRRLENIDERAPASWLPSSCALPETPTESMEFLARSWSLSAMELSRALSSNHVAANLLEKSPFSSIGNIEAHDASSGASKESMFKPLQQLPSGGSPPIAPRDSDEVKEIFLLHQALNSEFLSSQQLLKNGLYRSLLRGKAMGKWIKDQKERKKQEIRTHNAQLHAAVSVAGVAAAVAAIAASTASPEMSSAQQNTPSKTSTAMASAAALVASHCIEIAEEMGADPNNILKVVNSAINAKTNGDIMTLTAGAATALRGAAALRSRLQKGHGAAALALSEEMGEEREEVNILTALNFVSKGGELLKRTRKGDLHWKQVSFNINSNWQVVAKMKSKYMAGTFTKKKKCIVSGVYSDITAWPGREREDGSEQMAYFGIKTDDRVIEFECKSKADKQMWTEGIQHMLNCRANLTL
- the LOC121261160 gene encoding VAN3-binding protein isoform X5, with the protein product MSSCVSHCLSRRLENIDERAPASWLPSSCALPETPTESMEFLARSWSLSAMELSRALSSNHVAANLLEKSPFSSIGNIEAHDASSGASKESLYRSLLRGKAMGKWIKDQKERKKQEIRTHNAQLHAAVSVAGVAAAVAAIAASTASPEMSSAQQNTPSKTSTAMASAAALVASHCIEIAEEMGADPNNILKVVNSAINAKTNGDIMTLTAGAATALRGAAALRSRLQKGHGAAALALSEEMGEEREEVNILTALNFVSKGGELLKRTRKGDLHWKQVSFNINSNWQVVAKMKSKYMAGTFTKKKKCIVSGVYSDITAWPGREREDGSEQMAYFGIKTDDRVIEFECKSKADKQMWTEGIQHMLNCRANLTL
- the LOC121261160 gene encoding VAN3-binding protein isoform X3 — encoded protein: MSSCVSHCLSRRLENIDERAPASWLPSSCALPETPTESMEFLARSWSLSAMELSRALSSNHVAANLLEKSPFSSIGNIEAHDASSGASKESLPSGGSPPIAPRDSDEVKEIFLLHQALNSEFLSSQQLLKNGLYRSLLRGKAMGKWIKDQKERKKQEIRTHNAQLHAAVSVAGVAAAVAAIAASTASPEMSSAQQNTPSKTSTAMASAAALVASHCIEIAEEMGADPNNILKVVNSAINAKTNGDIMTLTAGAATALRGAAALRSRLQKGHGAAALALSEEMGEEREEVNILTALNFVSKGGELLKRTRKGDLHWKQVSFNINSNWQVVAKMKSKYMAGTFTKKKKCIVSGVYSDITAWPGREREDGSEQMAYFGIKTDDRVIEFECKSKADKQMWTEGIQHMLNCRANLTL
- the LOC121261160 gene encoding VAN3-binding protein isoform X4, translated to MSSCVSHCLSRRLENIDERAPASWLPSSCALPETPTESMEFLARSWSLSAMELSRALSSNHVAANLLEKSPFSSIGNIEAHDASSGASKESEIFLLHQALNSEFLSSQQLLKNGLYRSLLRGKAMGKWIKDQKERKKQEIRTHNAQLHAAVSVAGVAAAVAAIAASTASPEMSSAQQNTPSKTSTAMASAAALVASHCIEIAEEMGADPNNILKVVNSAINAKTNGDIMTLTAGAATALRGAAALRSRLQKGHGAAALALSEEMGEEREEVNILTALNFVSKGGELLKRTRKGDLHWKQVSFNINSNWQVVAKMKSKYMAGTFTKKKKCIVSGVYSDITAWPGREREDGSEQMAYFGIKTDDRVIEFECKSKADKQMWTEGIQHMLNCRANLTL
- the LOC121261160 gene encoding VAN3-binding protein isoform X2, with protein sequence MSSCVSHCLSRRLENIDERAPASWLPSSCALPETPTESMEFLARSWSLSAMELSRALSSNHVAANLLEKSPFSSIGNIEAHDASSGASKESQLPSGGSPPIAPRDSDEVKEIFLLHQALNSEFLSSQQLLKNGLYRSLLRGKAMGKWIKDQKERKKQEIRTHNAQLHAAVSVAGVAAAVAAIAASTASPEMSSAQQNTPSKTSTAMASAAALVASHCIEIAEEMGADPNNILKVVNSAINAKTNGDIMTLTAGAATALRGAAALRSRLQKGHGAAALALSEEMGEEREEVNILTALNFVSKGGELLKRTRKGDLHWKQVSFNINSNWQVVAKMKSKYMAGTFTKKKKCIVSGVYSDITAWPGREREDGSEQMAYFGIKTDDRVIEFECKSKADKQMWTEGIQHMLNCRANLTL
- the LOC121261159 gene encoding casein kinase 1-like protein 3; its protein translation is MERIVGEKYKLGRKIGSGSFGEIFLATHIDTCEIVAVKIENRKTKHPQLLYEAKLYNILKGGSGIANMKWCGVDGEDNALILDLLGPSLEDLFVYCGRKFSLKTVLMLADHMITRIEYVHSKGYLHRDIKPDNFLMGLGRKATLVYMIDFGLAKRYRDPTTNKHIPYRENKNLTGTARYASCNTHLGIEQSRRDDLESLGYVLLYFLRGSLPWQGLKAAVKKQKYDKICEKKLSTPIEFLCKSHPVEFASYFHYCHSLTFDQTPDYGFLKRLFRDLFTREGYEFDYVFDWTILKYQQTQRTKTQAQSTPVGVTGRLPMPMDVNKHIGIKDASYSAQVTKPGGASKHTHQDVHMQFRSSTSRNFGVPNPVEEHTVRNVLMPSTSSALPRALKSKFAAPEGPAQTVYMGRGLGNGTGASSSWMASLKRNSSTK